The following proteins are co-located in the Paludisphaera rhizosphaerae genome:
- a CDS encoding DUF58 domain-containing protein: MRSRAISIAKRLRSPASVLATAAVAGVLCGLYLHPRALVPAAGIAAVLVVGAVWPWVSLWGVTGELSYAVERTREGSPTSARLRIRNRAPWGAWALVVRPSSGESFGPLTGLAFSPGLRTTEAAWDVVFDRRGRYPETVPRVACGFPFGIREASRPILAARCILVWPATFPVGPIPESAGARESEGTAIRARAGTIGDLVGVRPYRRGDSIRRIHWPQSARHGTLIVCELESRATPEVQIVIDVHPDSHAGSGSAGSLEWAVRVAASFAEDWIGQGVEVELVFGDVTITSKGGSVDSRRRAALDALACLTADASQSLERVLAGPACVRRTSGLRLVVATDRSPRRPHPGSPRLEERFVLLAAGAFADAPAPVVAPSGPRAWIWIDDPRDVPRQVRRGWKGGALEA; encoded by the coding sequence ATGCGTTCGCGGGCGATCTCGATCGCGAAGCGACTCCGCAGTCCCGCTTCGGTGCTGGCGACGGCCGCTGTCGCGGGCGTCCTTTGCGGGCTCTACTTGCATCCGAGGGCTCTCGTCCCGGCCGCGGGCATCGCGGCCGTGCTCGTCGTCGGCGCGGTGTGGCCCTGGGTGTCGTTGTGGGGGGTGACGGGCGAGCTGTCCTATGCGGTCGAGCGGACCCGCGAGGGCTCTCCCACCTCGGCCCGGCTCAGGATCCGGAACCGGGCCCCCTGGGGAGCCTGGGCTCTGGTCGTGCGGCCATCTTCCGGGGAATCCTTCGGTCCCTTGACCGGCCTGGCCTTCTCGCCGGGACTGCGGACCACCGAGGCGGCCTGGGACGTCGTCTTCGACCGTCGCGGGCGATACCCCGAGACCGTTCCTCGCGTCGCCTGCGGATTCCCGTTCGGCATTCGCGAGGCCTCTCGCCCCATCCTCGCGGCGCGCTGCATCCTCGTCTGGCCGGCGACCTTTCCGGTAGGGCCGATCCCCGAGTCGGCCGGCGCCCGGGAGTCGGAGGGGACGGCCATTCGGGCCCGCGCCGGGACGATCGGCGACCTCGTGGGCGTCCGGCCGTATCGAAGGGGAGACTCGATCCGACGCATCCATTGGCCGCAGTCGGCGCGGCACGGGACCCTGATCGTCTGCGAGTTGGAGTCGAGGGCCACCCCCGAGGTCCAGATCGTCATCGACGTCCACCCGGACTCCCACGCGGGCTCGGGATCGGCTGGCTCGCTGGAATGGGCCGTCCGGGTCGCGGCCAGCTTCGCCGAGGATTGGATCGGCCAGGGAGTTGAGGTCGAGTTGGTCTTCGGCGACGTGACGATTACGAGCAAGGGAGGCTCCGTGGACTCGCGTCGGCGCGCGGCGCTCGACGCTTTGGCGTGCCTCACGGCCGACGCCTCGCAGTCGCTCGAGAGGGTGCTGGCCGGCCCGGCGTGCGTCCGGCGCACGTCGGGATTGCGACTCGTCGTTGCGACGGATCGATCGCCGCGGCGTCCCCATCCTGGCTCTCCGAGGTTGGAAGAACGCTTCGTCCTCCTGGCGGCCGGGGCCTTCGCCGACGCGCCGGCTCCCGTCGTCGCGCCCTCGGGCCCGAGGGCGTGGATCTGGATCGACGATCCTCGCGACGTGCCGCGGCAGGTTCGCAGGGGATGGAAAGGGGGCGCGCTTGAGGCCTGA
- a CDS encoding cobaltochelatase subunit CobN: protein MSRLKSLIRGIFRPRIAACILAAIAVGVTAWYVWDRHVGPTRIALVNFRDFQFAEMLDSEDPRAWVKLDRIDLPNLTATDLKRYDAAFFFGRGLNLDEPQQATIRRAIGAGTRVYVYGATNAASDLTDLAGDDLKRVSAYFENGGRKNLASLFRYARRRLDGKAVFAPEPDEPEVIPSDALFHLGGRFFGAVGDYQAFYESSGRFREGRPKVALLTSIFGPRNPNLGSMGALVESLEKRGLNVYPIAGFLKRLDFVREIGPDLVVYVPHGRLAPGKADEAIAYLKERGVPLLCPMTVQEEYASWLGSQKGMEGGMLSQNVVMPELDGGAEPFAVGALFPDERGLNVPGPIPDRVETFASRVEKWLTLRSKPNAEKKLAIVYYKGPGQNAMAAAALEVAPSLLNLLKRLKAEGYDLGNLPDSVEEFQARVQRQGPVLGAYAEGAFEAFLKDGDPEIIRTSDYQEWARKGVAAEAYKSVEDQYGPAPGKFLTFEHDGKRNLALPRVRFGNVVLLPQLLPAMGDDSSKLIHGAKVAPPHPYLATYLWARYGFKADALMHFGTHGSLEFTPWKQNGLSGMDWPDALVGDLPHAYLYIINNIGEAVIAKRRSYATLVSHLTPPFAESDLYGPLKELQTAIGSWQSTSDETLKAELVATITRVVREQKIDKDLKLPESSTPLDENQIEQVHDYLMTVGLEKITRGLYTLGVPYPQDRVLETARLMGVDGVAQARARLDVARGKAAREQIDDKKFFDERYHKPAFETLDALLADRADPLSFIDPADLERVKADDSAASSPGRPRPPNADADRESISAVKTLREALTTATRNRDALATSTSAELDGLVAVLNGRYIAPSSGGDAITNPDAVPTGRNLTSIDAEKTPSAEAWKVGKKLAEETIQAKLSETGKFPKKVALSMWGGEFINTQGVDLALIFHLLGVEPVRNARGEVHDVRLIAAAELKRPRVDVVVQTSGQLRDIAASRLALIDRAVKLAASADDPADFENHVREGAVAAESLMKERGLSPVEAKMFATARVFGGVNGNYGTGIMGMVEAGDRWENADEVADQYLKNMGAVYIGEHWAAYNPGVFEGALQNTDTIVHSRSSNVNGALSLDHVYEFMGGLNNAIRKVTGAEPAAYFADVRNKHNPKMQAAHEAVWVEARSTLLNPKYIRDLQAGGASSAAVFAETFRNTYAWNALKPELIDDALWDELYAVYVEDREGLGIREAFAAKNPYALQEMTAVMAETARKGLWEATPEQLRAISALHVDLVNRHKPGCSGFVCDNAKLRETIRKNAAGPAADAYLAAIDEVREDVAARSGSHKVEGLALEKVDPTKAANRAEPATVEAVKDYSRPVDVQTAREKSSVSEAVGLVLVLAAGLTVLGRLWKRSEV, encoded by the coding sequence ATGTCGAGGTTGAAGTCGCTCATTCGAGGAATCTTCCGGCCCAGGATCGCCGCGTGCATCCTGGCGGCGATCGCCGTTGGCGTGACGGCTTGGTACGTCTGGGACCGCCACGTCGGCCCGACGAGGATCGCCCTGGTCAACTTTCGCGATTTCCAGTTCGCGGAGATGCTCGATTCGGAAGATCCCCGCGCCTGGGTGAAGCTCGACCGGATCGACCTGCCGAACCTCACGGCGACGGACCTGAAGCGCTACGACGCCGCGTTCTTCTTCGGCCGCGGCCTGAACCTCGACGAGCCCCAGCAGGCGACGATCCGACGGGCGATCGGGGCAGGGACCCGCGTCTACGTCTACGGCGCGACCAACGCAGCCAGCGACCTGACGGACCTCGCCGGCGACGATCTCAAGCGAGTCTCCGCCTACTTCGAGAACGGCGGCCGCAAGAACCTGGCCTCGCTGTTCCGCTACGCTCGTCGAAGGCTCGACGGCAAGGCCGTCTTCGCCCCCGAGCCCGACGAGCCCGAGGTGATCCCGTCGGACGCACTCTTCCACCTGGGCGGGCGCTTCTTCGGGGCGGTCGGCGACTACCAGGCGTTCTACGAGTCGAGCGGTCGGTTCCGCGAGGGTCGTCCGAAGGTGGCGCTCCTCACCTCCATCTTCGGCCCGCGCAACCCGAACCTGGGATCGATGGGGGCGCTCGTGGAATCGCTGGAGAAACGCGGGCTGAACGTCTACCCGATCGCCGGCTTCCTCAAGCGGCTCGACTTCGTCCGCGAGATTGGGCCCGACCTCGTCGTCTACGTCCCTCACGGCAGGCTCGCGCCGGGGAAGGCCGACGAGGCGATCGCCTACCTCAAGGAACGCGGAGTCCCGCTCCTCTGCCCGATGACCGTCCAGGAGGAATACGCCTCGTGGCTCGGCTCGCAGAAGGGGATGGAGGGGGGGATGCTGAGCCAGAACGTCGTCATGCCGGAGCTGGACGGCGGCGCCGAGCCCTTCGCCGTCGGCGCCCTCTTTCCCGACGAACGCGGTCTGAACGTCCCGGGGCCGATCCCCGATCGGGTCGAAACCTTCGCCTCACGCGTCGAGAAGTGGCTGACCCTTCGGTCCAAGCCCAACGCCGAGAAGAAGCTGGCGATCGTCTACTACAAGGGGCCCGGCCAGAATGCGATGGCCGCCGCGGCGCTGGAGGTTGCGCCCTCGCTCCTGAACCTGCTCAAGCGCCTCAAAGCGGAGGGCTACGACCTGGGGAATCTGCCCGACTCCGTTGAGGAGTTCCAGGCGAGAGTCCAGCGCCAGGGGCCCGTTCTGGGCGCCTACGCCGAGGGCGCCTTCGAGGCGTTCCTCAAGGACGGCGACCCTGAGATCATCAGGACTTCCGACTATCAGGAATGGGCCCGCAAGGGCGTCGCCGCCGAGGCCTACAAATCCGTCGAGGACCAGTACGGCCCTGCGCCGGGGAAGTTCCTGACGTTCGAGCATGACGGCAAGCGGAACCTGGCCCTGCCTCGGGTGCGGTTCGGCAACGTGGTGCTCCTGCCCCAATTGCTGCCGGCGATGGGCGACGATTCCTCGAAGCTGATCCACGGCGCGAAGGTCGCCCCGCCGCACCCCTACCTGGCGACCTACCTCTGGGCCCGCTACGGCTTCAAGGCCGACGCGCTTATGCACTTCGGCACCCACGGCAGCCTGGAGTTCACCCCCTGGAAGCAGAACGGCCTCTCCGGCATGGACTGGCCCGACGCCCTGGTGGGCGACCTGCCGCACGCCTACCTCTACATCATCAACAACATCGGCGAGGCCGTGATCGCCAAGCGCCGGAGCTACGCGACGCTGGTCTCCCATCTCACGCCGCCGTTCGCCGAGTCCGACCTGTACGGGCCGCTCAAGGAGCTGCAAACGGCCATCGGCTCGTGGCAGTCGACGTCCGACGAGACGCTCAAGGCCGAGCTGGTCGCCACCATCACGCGGGTCGTCCGCGAGCAGAAGATCGACAAGGACCTCAAGCTCCCCGAAAGCTCGACGCCCCTCGACGAGAACCAGATCGAACAGGTCCACGACTACCTGATGACCGTCGGCCTGGAGAAGATCACGCGCGGGTTGTACACGCTGGGCGTTCCTTACCCTCAGGACCGAGTGCTTGAGACGGCACGGCTGATGGGCGTCGACGGCGTGGCCCAGGCCCGCGCTCGTCTCGACGTCGCTCGGGGGAAGGCCGCGCGAGAGCAGATCGACGACAAGAAGTTCTTCGATGAACGTTATCACAAGCCAGCGTTCGAGACGCTCGACGCCCTCCTCGCTGATAGGGCCGATCCTCTTTCATTCATCGACCCGGCCGATCTGGAGCGTGTGAAGGCTGACGACTCGGCGGCGTCCTCTCCCGGACGTCCTCGGCCGCCGAATGCAGACGCGGACCGTGAATCCATTTCCGCCGTGAAGACGCTGCGCGAAGCCCTGACGACGGCGACCCGAAACCGCGACGCTCTGGCGACCTCGACGTCGGCCGAACTGGACGGCCTGGTCGCCGTCCTGAACGGGCGGTACATCGCTCCGTCCTCGGGAGGAGACGCGATCACAAACCCTGATGCGGTCCCGACCGGTCGCAACCTGACCTCGATCGACGCCGAGAAGACCCCTTCGGCCGAGGCCTGGAAGGTCGGCAAGAAGCTGGCCGAAGAGACGATCCAGGCCAAGCTGAGCGAGACGGGTAAGTTCCCCAAGAAGGTGGCCCTCAGCATGTGGGGCGGGGAGTTCATCAACACCCAGGGGGTCGACCTCGCCCTCATCTTCCACCTGCTGGGGGTGGAGCCGGTCCGCAACGCTCGGGGCGAGGTCCACGACGTTCGCCTCATCGCGGCCGCCGAGCTGAAGCGGCCGCGCGTGGACGTGGTCGTCCAGACGTCGGGCCAGCTCCGCGATATCGCCGCCAGCCGGCTCGCCCTGATCGACCGCGCCGTGAAGCTCGCCGCCTCGGCCGACGACCCGGCCGATTTTGAGAACCACGTCCGCGAAGGGGCCGTCGCCGCCGAGTCGCTGATGAAGGAACGCGGGCTGTCGCCCGTCGAGGCCAAGATGTTCGCCACGGCCCGCGTCTTCGGCGGCGTGAACGGCAACTACGGCACGGGGATCATGGGGATGGTGGAGGCCGGCGACCGCTGGGAGAACGCCGACGAGGTGGCCGACCAGTACCTCAAGAACATGGGCGCGGTCTACATCGGCGAGCACTGGGCGGCCTACAATCCGGGCGTGTTCGAGGGGGCTCTCCAGAACACCGACACCATCGTCCACAGCCGATCGTCGAACGTGAATGGGGCGCTGTCGCTCGATCACGTCTACGAGTTCATGGGCGGGCTGAACAACGCGATCCGCAAGGTCACCGGCGCGGAGCCGGCCGCGTATTTCGCGGACGTCCGCAACAAGCACAACCCGAAGATGCAGGCCGCGCACGAGGCCGTCTGGGTCGAGGCCCGCAGCACGCTGCTGAACCCCAAGTACATCCGCGACCTCCAGGCTGGCGGTGCCTCCTCGGCGGCCGTCTTCGCCGAGACCTTCCGCAACACGTACGCCTGGAACGCGCTCAAGCCCGAGCTGATCGACGACGCCCTCTGGGACGAACTCTACGCCGTGTACGTCGAGGATCGCGAGGGCCTCGGGATCCGCGAGGCCTTCGCCGCCAAGAACCCGTACGCCCTCCAGGAGATGACGGCCGTGATGGCCGAGACCGCTCGCAAGGGGCTGTGGGAAGCGACGCCCGAGCAGTTGCGGGCGATCTCGGCGCTGCACGTCGACCTCGTCAATCGGCACAAGCCCGGCTGCTCCGGCTTCGTCTGCGACAACGCCAAGCTCCGAGAGACCATTCGCAAGAACGCCGCCGGCCCCGCGGCCGACGCCTACCTCGCGGCCATCGACGAGGTCCGCGAGGACGTGGCGGCTCGAAGCGGCTCTCACAAGGTCGAGGGGTTGGCCCTTGAGAAGGTCGATCCGACGAAGGCGGCGAACAGGGCCGAACCGGCGACGGTCGAGGCGGTGAAGGACTATTCCCGCCCCGTGGACGTCCAGACGGCCCGCGAGAAGTCGAGCGTTTCGGAAGCCGTCGGCCTCGTCCTGGTGCTGGCCGCGGGTTTGACGGTGTTGGGACGGCTTTGGAAGCGAAGCGAAGTCTGA
- a CDS encoding DUF2149 domain-containing protein, with product MIRRTKRSRRSLFEDDENDDPLAGVANLFDLAMVVGSALMIALIVRPQVADLMSDKDMTLVKNPGTADMEIIVKKGGEVTRYKGAQGKGEGRGKRVGAAYQLEDGRIIYVPEDAAKTP from the coding sequence ATGATCCGACGCACGAAACGTTCGCGCCGCTCGCTCTTTGAGGACGACGAGAACGACGATCCGCTGGCCGGCGTGGCCAACCTCTTCGACCTGGCGATGGTCGTCGGATCCGCCCTCATGATCGCCCTGATCGTCCGCCCGCAGGTCGCCGACCTGATGTCCGACAAGGACATGACGCTGGTCAAGAATCCGGGGACGGCCGACATGGAGATCATCGTCAAGAAGGGGGGCGAGGTCACCCGCTACAAGGGCGCGCAGGGCAAGGGGGAGGGCCGGGGCAAGCGCGTCGGCGCCGCCTATCAGCTTGAAGACGGCCGCATCATCTACGTCCCGGAAGACGCGGCGAAGACGCCGTGA
- a CDS encoding MotA/TolQ/ExbB proton channel family protein, with translation MSVLTNLISWVSAGLLVPVLVTMTGLLGWSLLMTGDFLAAVVQRRRAASGLRELSGRLLREPVRDATADLPGDTEVARALRRCAEVGWHPIHADKAISDFELAARRGLDGPQALIRLGPMLGLMGALIPIGPALAGLAAGDISAMAANVEEGLTATVVGLFVGGLGFWVRIVKQRWAMADAELLRYAYELAQDQAEGRDHNPRMDDDDPTHETFAPLAL, from the coding sequence GTGAGCGTATTGACGAATTTGATCTCCTGGGTCTCGGCGGGGCTCCTGGTTCCTGTGCTCGTGACGATGACGGGCCTGCTGGGGTGGTCGCTTCTCATGACGGGCGATTTCCTCGCCGCGGTCGTCCAGCGACGCCGCGCGGCGAGTGGACTGCGCGAGCTTTCCGGCCGTCTTCTCCGCGAGCCGGTCCGCGACGCGACGGCGGACTTGCCGGGCGACACGGAGGTCGCCCGCGCCCTTCGTCGCTGCGCCGAGGTCGGCTGGCATCCGATCCACGCGGACAAGGCGATCTCCGACTTCGAGCTGGCCGCCCGTCGCGGTCTCGACGGCCCCCAGGCCCTCATCCGACTCGGGCCGATGCTCGGTCTGATGGGCGCGCTGATCCCCATCGGCCCGGCGCTCGCCGGTCTCGCGGCGGGCGACATCTCGGCGATGGCCGCCAACGTGGAGGAGGGGCTCACCGCCACGGTCGTCGGCCTGTTCGTCGGCGGCCTGGGATTCTGGGTCCGCATCGTGAAGCAGCGCTGGGCGATGGCTGACGCCGAACTGCTCCGCTACGCCTACGAACTCGCCCAGGACCAGGCGGAAGGGCGCGACCACAACCCGAGGATGGACGACGATGATCCGACGCACGAAACGTTCGCGCCGCTCGCTCTTTGA
- a CDS encoding DUF1559 domain-containing protein translates to MIRRSPRRGFTLIELLVVIAIIAVLIALLLPAVQAAREAARRIQSTNNLKQMGLALHNYESSNGCFPGSGGQSSSGFSATARLLPFLEGSAAFNAVNFSLPLGSGPPTFSFHPAQTTGSRTVIAALLCPSDGHDPLYPSYYQSVPTAGTNYVVNIGTGTGTFYDSRYPTDGVFWDNSAVKFAGIVDGTSNTMFMSQCYLGAGFDTTGPIPLDRVRQIVNISTTVKPTTAAPGGYTPAMNNPDLASVSATPVSWSGTRGVAWIVGTQVMSGFSAYLTPNSKTPDVYGHGFGWLAARGPHPGGVLTLMGDGSVRFVKDSVSMATWQSLATRAGGEVVSADSL, encoded by the coding sequence ATGATTCGACGAAGCCCGAGACGCGGGTTCACCCTGATCGAGTTGCTGGTGGTGATCGCGATCATCGCCGTGCTGATCGCCCTGCTGTTGCCGGCCGTCCAGGCCGCCCGCGAGGCGGCCAGACGCATCCAGAGCACAAACAACCTGAAACAGATGGGCCTGGCGCTCCACAACTACGAGAGCTCCAACGGCTGTTTCCCAGGCTCCGGAGGTCAGTCGTCGTCGGGCTTCTCGGCGACGGCGCGGCTCCTGCCGTTCTTGGAGGGATCGGCCGCTTTCAACGCCGTGAACTTCTCCCTCCCGCTCGGCTCGGGGCCTCCGACCTTTTCGTTCCACCCGGCGCAGACGACGGGGTCTCGGACGGTGATCGCCGCGCTCCTCTGCCCGAGCGACGGCCATGATCCGCTCTACCCGTCGTACTACCAAAGCGTCCCCACCGCTGGGACGAATTACGTGGTCAACATCGGCACCGGGACGGGGACGTTCTACGACTCCCGCTATCCGACTGACGGCGTCTTCTGGGACAACTCGGCGGTGAAGTTCGCGGGGATCGTCGACGGGACGTCGAACACGATGTTCATGTCGCAGTGCTACCTCGGCGCCGGCTTCGACACGACGGGGCCGATCCCTCTCGACCGCGTTCGGCAGATCGTCAACATCTCCACGACGGTCAAGCCGACGACGGCGGCCCCCGGCGGCTACACGCCGGCGATGAACAACCCGGACCTCGCTTCGGTGAGTGCAACGCCCGTTTCATGGTCCGGCACGCGGGGCGTCGCCTGGATCGTCGGTACGCAGGTGATGAGCGGCTTCAGCGCCTACCTGACGCCCAACAGCAAGACCCCGGACGTCTACGGCCACGGCTTCGGCTGGCTGGCCGCCAGAGGCCCTCACCCGGGAGGCGTGTTGACCTTGATGGGCGACGGCTCCGTCCGGTTCGTGAAGGACTCGGTGAGCATGGCGACCTGGCAGTCGCTCGCGACCCGCGCCGGCGGCGAGGTCGTCTCGGCGGATTCCCTCTGA
- a CDS encoding RNA polymerase sigma factor — protein MLGVSSRLRGVRAQAATTPRREASCDGDDFALAVRPLVGDLVRLARRRLGSEDMAWEAVQDALFNLWSQPVPPPNPRAWLIRAVLLRCLHIERTVRRRRRHESAAGTALDSADDRDDPARRAAVAELWDEVRSALEGLADDHRAVLILHLIEGLDYRSIALRLGVPTGTVRSRLSRAREALRARLCFGPDDVR, from the coding sequence ATGTTAGGTGTTTCCTCACGCCTGCGCGGCGTCCGCGCCCAGGCTGCGACGACTCCACGTCGCGAAGCGTCCTGCGACGGCGACGATTTCGCCCTGGCGGTCCGGCCGCTCGTCGGCGATCTGGTTCGGCTCGCCCGGCGACGACTGGGGAGCGAGGACATGGCCTGGGAGGCCGTCCAGGACGCGCTTTTCAATCTGTGGTCCCAGCCCGTCCCTCCGCCGAATCCACGGGCCTGGCTCATCCGCGCCGTTCTTCTCCGATGTCTGCACATCGAGCGGACGGTTCGGCGTCGACGCCGCCATGAATCGGCGGCGGGAACGGCCCTGGATTCGGCCGACGACCGCGACGACCCGGCCCGTCGCGCGGCCGTCGCGGAGTTGTGGGATGAGGTGCGATCCGCCCTCGAAGGGCTGGCCGACGACCATCGAGCCGTCCTGATCCTCCACCTGATCGAGGGCCTGGATTACCGATCGATCGCCCTCCGCCTCGGCGTGCCGACCGGGACCGTCCGGTCGCGGCTGTCGAGGGCCCGCGAGGCTCTGCGGGCGCGGCTCTGTTTCGGACCCGACGATGTTCGATGA
- a CDS encoding pilus assembly protein TadG-related protein has product MLRTTYARRRGATAVVAAVSLIPIIGVTAMIIDGGLLMVERRRTQAAADAASFAAVCTYDKVAKGGSGRDPWTAASNAAVSYASANGYSNDGAHSTVTMAQLTVPPTRYGTADLTLQVSVFSHQSRLFSSILGSGTVNVAARSTSVRVSNSPPSIIVLSPSASPSLTVAGGAYVTAAGEVQVKSNATKAVDLNNMGHIKASTFKIAGNYQLSSSGYIDSGTAVKTGSDPSAMVDPLSTLTAPDPSGMTTRTSPSGWNATNPYPVYPGVYNSGLILNSGGMNYTMSPGVYYIKSGNFEVSNGVRATGTGVTIYLYNGDVNIQGGNGTSLTAPTSGTYQDVAIWQRSVYNSSTNDYSPTHSIAMANGTNNTITGKIYAPGASMSIAGGSNNTYGTQLIVNKLNVSNNAVVNVPVSTGSTTAAFHLAQ; this is encoded by the coding sequence ATGCTGCGAACGACGTACGCCCGAAGACGCGGTGCGACCGCAGTGGTCGCGGCCGTCTCGCTGATCCCGATCATCGGCGTGACGGCCATGATCATCGACGGCGGCCTCCTGATGGTCGAACGACGGCGCACTCAGGCCGCGGCGGACGCCGCGTCGTTCGCCGCCGTCTGCACCTACGACAAGGTCGCCAAAGGGGGGAGCGGCCGCGACCCCTGGACGGCCGCTTCGAACGCGGCGGTCTCATACGCCTCGGCCAACGGCTATTCCAACGACGGCGCCCACTCCACGGTGACCATGGCGCAACTCACCGTTCCCCCCACGCGGTACGGAACGGCCGACCTGACGCTCCAGGTTTCCGTCTTCTCGCATCAATCGCGGCTGTTCAGCTCGATCCTTGGTTCGGGGACCGTCAACGTCGCCGCCCGCTCGACTTCCGTTCGGGTGAGCAACTCGCCTCCGTCGATCATCGTCCTGAGCCCCTCGGCCTCGCCCAGCCTCACAGTTGCCGGCGGCGCCTACGTGACCGCCGCGGGCGAGGTCCAGGTGAAGTCGAACGCCACCAAGGCCGTCGACCTCAACAACATGGGCCACATCAAGGCGTCGACGTTCAAGATCGCCGGCAATTACCAACTCTCCAGCAGCGGCTACATCGACTCCGGCACGGCGGTCAAGACCGGCAGCGACCCCAGCGCGATGGTCGACCCGCTCTCCACCCTGACCGCGCCCGACCCTTCGGGGATGACCACCCGCACCAGCCCTTCCGGCTGGAACGCCACCAACCCTTACCCCGTTTACCCGGGCGTCTACAACAGCGGTCTGATCCTCAACTCGGGCGGCATGAACTACACGATGAGTCCGGGGGTGTACTACATCAAGAGCGGCAACTTCGAGGTCAGCAACGGCGTCCGAGCCACTGGCACGGGCGTGACGATCTACCTCTATAACGGCGACGTCAACATCCAGGGCGGAAACGGCACGTCGCTGACGGCTCCCACCAGCGGTACGTATCAAGATGTGGCCATATGGCAGCGTTCCGTCTACAACTCGAGTACGAACGACTACTCGCCGACTCACTCAATCGCGATGGCCAATGGGACGAATAACACGATTACCGGCAAGATCTACGCCCCGGGGGCGTCGATGAGCATCGCCGGCGGTTCGAACAACACCTACGGAACGCAGTTGATCGTCAACAAGCTCAACGTCTCCAACAACGCCGTGGTCAACGTCCCAGTGTCGACGGGGTCCACCACGGCGGCATTCCACCTGGCCCAGTGA
- a CDS encoding TadE family protein, with protein sequence MIRARALARRRRGAVLAETAVVYPAFLMTVLAGLSLGMGLYRYQEVAHLARESARWASLQDATMRTPAQILSNVVRPKAVCVNPSAVTITTTPSQTDMATVTISYAWTPEIYFGTITLHSTARARIAY encoded by the coding sequence ATGATCCGTGCCCGTGCCCTGGCGCGACGGCGACGAGGCGCCGTCCTCGCCGAAACCGCCGTGGTCTACCCCGCCTTCCTGATGACGGTCCTCGCCGGTCTGAGCCTCGGCATGGGCCTGTACCGCTACCAGGAAGTGGCCCATCTGGCGCGCGAATCGGCGCGATGGGCTTCGCTCCAGGACGCCACGATGCGGACCCCGGCTCAGATCCTCTCCAACGTCGTCCGGCCCAAGGCCGTCTGCGTCAACCCGAGTGCGGTCACGATCACCACCACTCCCTCGCAGACCGACATGGCCACCGTAACCATCAGCTATGCATGGACCCCGGAAATCTACTTCGGCACGATCACGCTCCACAGCACGGCGCGGGCGCGAATCGCCTATTGA
- a CDS encoding TadE/TadG family type IV pilus assembly protein: MICKTRRARPRRGAAAIEMAMIAPFLTLAALGALDYGLCLRAAAAVTECARSGASAATDPAVGIATLNSAAQTAAQASAVDLNVAPTVAVVSGTDSEGLNYVEVTATYTFHGVVGGPTGISSVTIVRKVRMVRNPNSGS, from the coding sequence ATGATCTGCAAGACTCGGCGCGCTCGGCCCCGCCGAGGCGCAGCGGCGATCGAGATGGCCATGATCGCGCCGTTCCTGACGCTCGCAGCTCTGGGGGCTCTCGATTACGGCCTTTGCCTTCGCGCAGCCGCGGCGGTCACCGAGTGCGCCCGCAGCGGCGCGAGCGCGGCGACCGACCCGGCCGTGGGAATCGCAACGCTGAACTCGGCGGCCCAGACCGCCGCCCAGGCCTCGGCCGTCGACCTCAACGTCGCGCCGACGGTCGCCGTCGTGTCGGGGACCGACTCCGAAGGCCTCAACTATGTGGAGGTCACGGCGACTTATACTTTCCACGGCGTGGTCGGCGGTCCCACGGGCATCTCCTCAGTCACGATCGTTCGCAAGGTCCGAATGGTGCGCAACCCCAACTCGGGGAGTTAA
- a CDS encoding Flp family type IVb pilin, with amino-acid sequence MLRSFLNRLMTEEDGATMVEYALMVALIAVAAMTAAATLGTNITSKFNAVATQIGG; translated from the coding sequence ATGCTGCGCAGCTTCCTGAACCGCCTGATGACCGAAGAAGACGGCGCGACGATGGTTGAGTACGCGTTGATGGTCGCCCTCATCGCCGTCGCCGCCATGACCGCCGCCGCCACCCTCGGCACCAACATCACCTCCAAGTTCAACGCCGTCGCCACCCAGATCGGCGGCTGA
- a CDS encoding Flp family type IVb pilin — MLRSFLNRLMTEEDGATMVEYALMVALIAVAAMTAAATLGTNITSKFTAVATQIGG, encoded by the coding sequence ATGCTGCGCAGCTTCCTGAACCGCCTGATGACCGAAGAAGACGGCGCGACGATGGTTGAGTACGCGTTGATGGTCGCCCTCATCGCCGTCGCCGCCATGACCGCCGCCGCCACCCTCGGCACCAACATCACCTCCAAGTTCACCGCCGTCGCCACCCAGATCGGCGGCTGA